A DNA window from Xyrauchen texanus isolate HMW12.3.18 chromosome 6, RBS_HiC_50CHRs, whole genome shotgun sequence contains the following coding sequences:
- the tmem236 gene encoding transmembrane protein 236: MPSGKTVKFILNEVLQFACLCIPVFVVMERFASLIRSVTSSSTAYWLVVAASVAYVACVTLFVWVPLKYFTLKTRRFSEVTNWRPVTLAYVLVSTLPCFAIIIASSKVQVDAGICYDHFTELPVSLVLFSLICVDIVERIRPLHLTGQANGLESEFEMPGPALTHLEQVTSVSAQLRANGGDSGTSLRSPVWNGSPSGYWGDADLCSTSRASSAAYLYSSHSHSGPLHFLWIRDPRHDLFVASFMFWFDTVEMVRVAGTLSVYYSGWVFPIYILAYMAVLRVVITPNSPLLASLSILSQDLPFLVVRICLVVIFGYVTPLLYILKNILATASFVYFIFMTKLKMLNRGSMF; the protein is encoded by the exons ATGCCTTCAGGGAAGACGGTCAAATTCATCCTTAATGAGGTTCTGCAGTTTGCATGTCTCTGCATTCCTGTATTTGTAGTTATGGAGCGCTTTGCTTCACTCATTCGGTCTGTGACGTCGAGCTCCACAGCCTATTGGCTGGTGGTGGCTGCCTCTGTGGCCTATGTGGCATGTGTAACCCTGTTTGTTTGGGTGCCTTTGAAGTACTTCACTCTTAAGACACGACGATTCTCAGAAGTAACTAACTG gagacctgttaCACTTGCATATGTGTTGGTCAGCACCTTACCATGCTTTGCCATCATCATAGCCAGCTCAAAG GTTCAGGTTGATGCTGGCATTTGTTATGACCACTTCACTGAGCTCCCTGTCTCACTGGTCTTGTTCTCCCTCATTTGTGTGGACATAGTAGAGAGAATTCGCCCTCTTCATCTGACAGGACAGG CAAATGGATTAGAGTCAGAATTTGAGATGCCGGGCCCAGCGCTGACTCACTTGGAGCAGGTGACATCAGTGTCTGCACAGCTGCGGGCTAATGGAGGAGACAGTGGCACATCTCTGAGGTCACCGGTCTGGAATGGGTCACCATCGGGTTACTGGGGTGATGCAGATTTGTGCAGCACTTCTCGGGCCAGCAGCGCAGCATATCTTTAttcctctcactctcactctggTCCTCTGCACTTTCTTTGGATACGAGACCCTCGTCATGACCTCTTTGTAGCCAGCTTCATGTTCTGGTTTGATACTGTGGAAATGGTGAGGGTGGCCGGGACACTTTCTGTCTATTACTCAGGGTGGGTCTTCCCTATATACATACTGGCTTATATGGCTGTTCTGCGTGTGGTAATAACACCCAACAGTCCGTTGCTGGCATCATTAAGTATTTTGTCCCAAGATTTACCATTTCTTGTGGTGCGCATCTGCCTGGTGGTGATCTTTGGTTATGTTACTCCCCTACTGTACATACTAAAGAACATTCTCGCAACCGCATCCTTCGTGTACTTCATCTTTATGACTAAACTAAAGATGCTGAATAGAGGAAGCATGTTCTGA